In Deltaproteobacteria bacterium, a single window of DNA contains:
- a CDS encoding DUF4177 domain-containing protein codes for MASVVYKVVETSSVTEDEIERILNERVAEGWVFDGMQFAMRESSKRPSMAFLLFTRDADSKE; via the coding sequence GTGGCTAGCGTCGTCTACAAAGTCGTCGAGACCTCGTCGGTCACCGAGGACGAGATCGAGCGGATCCTGAACGAGCGCGTTGCCGAGGGCTGGGTCTTCGACGGAATGCAGTTCGCGATGCGCGAGTCGTCCAAGCGCCCCTCGATGGCGTTCCTGCTCTTCACGCGCGACGCGGACTCGAAGGAGTAG
- a CDS encoding AarF/ABC1/UbiB kinase family protein: MSVQPALRVRRCGSGGARRGRGRRRGGGRVRRRGRALGCARRRREARADGRGSGARGKTRGARPRGILELPGGAPEAVVTTAATEIELGPRERLRRAARTGGAIAGIYIGYKGLHWLDRGALRGVVGVARRQWDRFSASTLNDAATDLGGVLLKAGQFLATRADVLPPAYIERLARLQDRARPIPYADVRCVLCAELGTEPETLFARIWRRPIASASLAQVHRATLLDGREVAIKIQRPDVRSALRADLGTLRLAVRAIQSIEGTLGFSILLDQLEQSLDRELDFRLEAESAERMARNFAGDACVRIPYVVPEFTRTRVLVTEYLPGIRVTDRARRTRAGLDCARVLDVLFDAYTAQVFGHGFFHGDPHPGNLLVLPGRAGSFELCFVDFGIVQEVPAGFHPGVVALVQSLLARDATSVAAALYALGLETRDPAARTIERIAERITSALRRADADGFATLVAALGSEIGELLREDPLASVPPHVFLLGRVLGLLSGVAAQLGVRINPIRALLPRLFEGR; encoded by the coding sequence GTGTCAGTACAGCCCGCCCTACGAGTTCGCCGGTGCGGATCCGGGGGAGCTCGACGAGGAAGAGGCCGTCGGCGCGGAGGCGGGCGAGTCCGACGCCGCGGCCGAGCCCTCGGATGCGCCCGACGTCGCCGCGAAGCGCGAGCCGACGGCCGAGGATCGGGAGCTCGCGGCAAGACTCGCGGAGCGCGGCCTCGAGGGATCCTGGAGCTGCCCGGAGGAGCCCCCGAAGCTGTGGTGACGACGGCGGCGACGGAAATCGAGCTCGGCCCGCGTGAACGCCTGCGCCGCGCGGCACGCACGGGAGGAGCCATCGCGGGCATCTACATCGGCTACAAGGGCCTGCACTGGCTCGACCGCGGCGCCCTGCGCGGCGTGGTCGGCGTCGCGCGCCGCCAGTGGGACCGCTTCTCGGCATCGACGCTGAACGACGCTGCGACCGACCTCGGGGGTGTGCTGCTCAAGGCCGGGCAGTTCCTGGCCACGCGCGCCGACGTCCTGCCGCCCGCGTACATCGAGCGGCTGGCGCGCCTTCAGGACCGCGCGCGGCCGATCCCGTACGCGGACGTGCGCTGCGTTCTGTGCGCGGAGCTCGGCACCGAGCCCGAGACGCTCTTCGCGAGGATCTGGCGCCGCCCGATCGCCTCCGCGTCGCTCGCGCAGGTGCACCGCGCCACGCTCCTGGATGGCCGCGAGGTGGCGATCAAGATCCAGCGCCCCGACGTGCGCAGCGCGCTGCGCGCGGATCTCGGCACGCTCCGGCTGGCGGTGCGCGCGATCCAGAGCATCGAGGGGACACTCGGCTTCTCGATCCTTCTCGACCAGCTCGAGCAGAGCCTAGATCGAGAGCTCGACTTCCGCCTCGAAGCCGAGAGCGCCGAGCGAATGGCGCGGAATTTCGCGGGCGATGCATGCGTGCGGATTCCGTACGTCGTGCCGGAGTTCACCCGCACGCGCGTGTTGGTGACCGAGTATCTGCCGGGCATCCGAGTGACCGACCGCGCGCGCCGGACGCGCGCGGGGCTCGACTGCGCGCGCGTGCTCGACGTCCTGTTCGACGCCTACACGGCGCAGGTGTTCGGCCACGGTTTCTTCCACGGCGATCCCCACCCGGGAAACCTGCTCGTGCTGCCGGGCCGCGCCGGAAGCTTCGAGCTCTGCTTCGTCGACTTCGGGATCGTGCAGGAAGTTCCCGCGGGCTTTCATCCGGGAGTGGTCGCGCTGGTCCAGTCGCTGCTCGCGCGCGACGCGACGTCGGTCGCCGCCGCGCTGTACGCGCTCGGGCTCGAGACGCGCGACCCGGCAGCGCGCACGATCGAGCGGATCGCGGAGCGGATCACGTCGGCGCTGCGTCGGGCCGATGCGGACGGATTCGCGACGCTCGTCGCGGCGCTCGGAAGCGAGATCGGCGAGCTCTTGCGCGAGGACCCGCTCGCGAGCGTTCCCCCGCACGTCTTTCTGCTCGGACGCGTGCTCGGCCTGCTATCCGGCGTCGCCGCCCAGCTCGGCGTGCGGATCAACCCGATTCGCGCGCTGCTGCCGCGGCTCTTCGAGGGACGATGA
- the hemB gene encoding porphobilinogen synthase, translating into MAFPEQRLRRLRRTPALRALARETRLHPGDLIDALFVVEGRAVREPISSMPGVLRLSVDQLADEAKRICDLGLGGVILFGIPAHKDALGTSGYDPDGIIARAIRTMKSASPELVVIADICMCEYTDHGHCGVVHDGAVSNDETLPLLARSAVVAAEAGADVVAPSDMMDGRVAAIRRGLDAAGLSGTPILSYAAKYASAFYGPFREAAESAPKSGDRRGYQMDAGNAREALREIAADVEEGADMVMVKPAMPCLDVVRQAREHFDLPIFAYQVSGEYSMLQAAISRGWLEAPRVVDESLLAIRRAGADRIVTYFAKDFAGRYRG; encoded by the coding sequence ATGGCCTTTCCTGAGCAGCGGCTTCGCAGGCTGCGCCGGACCCCGGCGCTTCGCGCGCTCGCGCGCGAGACGCGCCTGCACCCCGGCGACCTGATCGACGCGCTCTTCGTGGTCGAGGGCCGCGCGGTTCGCGAGCCGATCTCGTCGATGCCGGGCGTGCTGCGCCTCTCCGTCGACCAGCTCGCCGACGAGGCGAAGCGGATCTGCGACCTGGGCCTGGGCGGCGTGATCCTGTTCGGGATTCCGGCCCACAAGGACGCGCTGGGTACCAGCGGCTACGACCCCGACGGCATCATCGCGCGCGCGATCCGGACCATGAAGAGCGCCTCGCCCGAGCTCGTGGTGATCGCCGACATCTGCATGTGCGAGTACACCGATCACGGTCACTGCGGCGTGGTCCACGACGGCGCCGTGTCGAACGACGAGACGCTTCCGCTGCTCGCGCGCTCCGCGGTCGTCGCGGCGGAGGCGGGCGCGGACGTGGTCGCGCCGAGCGACATGATGGACGGGCGCGTCGCCGCGATCCGGCGCGGGCTCGACGCGGCCGGGCTCTCCGGGACGCCGATCCTCTCCTACGCGGCGAAGTACGCCTCGGCCTTCTACGGGCCGTTCCGCGAGGCCGCCGAATCGGCCCCGAAGAGCGGCGACCGGCGCGGCTACCAGATGGACGCGGGCAACGCGCGCGAGGCGCTGCGCGAGATCGCGGCCGACGTCGAGGAGGGCGCCGACATGGTGATGGTGAAGCCCGCGATGCCCTGCCTGGACGTGGTGCGACAGGCGCGCGAGCACTTCGACCTGCCGATCTTCGCCTATCAGGTGAGCGGCGAGTACAGCATGCTGCAGGCCGCGATCTCGCGCGGCTGGCTCGAGGCGCCGCGCGTCGTCGACGAGAGCCTGCTCGCGATCCGGCGCGCGGGCGCGGACCGGATCGTGACCTACTTCGCGAAGGATTTCGCGGGGCGTTACCGTGGCTAG
- a CDS encoding Appr-1-p processing protein, with protein MGRILLSEGDITALAVDAIVNAANTDLRLGTGVAGAIRELGGPGIQAECDAIGPIALGAAALTGAGALPARHVIHAAAMRPGEKVSAESLRAATRASLELARENGLHSIAFPALGTGVGGFSVAACAEVMLEEVRAHLAGATSLETVHFVLFGEPAYRVFEQVEDAERVRATLARFTR; from the coding sequence ATGGGCCGGATTCTGCTTTCGGAGGGCGATATTACGGCGCTCGCCGTGGACGCGATCGTGAACGCGGCCAACACCGATCTGCGCCTGGGAACCGGAGTTGCCGGTGCGATTCGCGAGCTCGGTGGCCCGGGGATCCAGGCCGAGTGCGACGCGATCGGCCCGATCGCGCTCGGGGCCGCCGCCCTGACGGGCGCGGGCGCGCTCCCGGCCCGCCACGTGATCCACGCAGCCGCGATGCGCCCCGGCGAGAAGGTGAGCGCGGAGTCGCTTCGAGCCGCGACCCGCGCGAGCCTTGAGCTCGCGCGCGAGAACGGGCTGCACTCGATCGCGTTTCCCGCGCTCGGCACGGGCGTCGGCGGCTTCTCGGTTGCCGCCTGCGCCGAGGTCATGCTCGAGGAGGTGCGCGCGCACCTCGCCGGCGCGACCAGCCTCGAGACCGTGCACTTCGTGCTCTTTGGTGAGCCCGCGTACCGCGTCTTCGAACAGGTCGAAGACGCGGAGCGCGTGCGCGCGACACTTGCGAGGTTCACCCGTTGA
- a CDS encoding LLM class flavin-dependent oxidoreductase produces MRADSVRRAGVHPHARVGDRVSAGHPSDRPRAPDARGARLRARARRPVRRLHGAGVRPRFLPRRSPPGKPARAAGPRRKLRALLRRLRDRAGSSRGLSSGSGRAGPVAARARRDVGRRRAVRARARDARPGSAHDRADRGADHVGAASGRCGRIRDARRGARKRDRRALARGPARERSPARLSARTRARPAIRRRRPARRADQPDSRAAAAALRGTMSRLHVGLTPWRTDPQGAAGPLAAQGERAESLGFDSFWLPESHFNARGALPQPLLLLAAVAARTRKLRLGTTSYLLPVRHPLQVAEDVAVLDRLSEGRVILGIGRGFRSELFTAFEVPPNEKRDRFHSALEQILRAWSGEPITRDAAGGEEFRLAPLPVQQPHPPLWVAAFGPKAVEQAGRLGLPYLASPIESLETLVANHERHRSVLDDASRAETLAVPVMRTVFICKSEALAERVREALAAQTAALAASRAASLRRASESQVSSFALVGEASQVAEGIARYREVIGMTHLIARVQVPAAEPAEVEAALEGLAELAEGF; encoded by the coding sequence ATGCGTGCGGATTCCGTACGTCGTGCCGGAGTTCACCCGCACGCGCGTGTTGGTGACCGAGTATCTGCCGGGCATCCGAGTGACCGACCGCGCGCGCCGGACGCGCGCGGGGCTCGACTGCGCGCGCGTGCTCGACGTCCTGTTCGACGCCTACACGGCGCAGGTGTTCGGCCACGGTTTCTTCCACGGCGATCCCCACCCGGGAAACCTGCTCGTGCTGCCGGGCCGCGCCGGAAGCTTCGAGCTCTGCTTCGTCGACTTCGGGATCGTGCAGGAAGTTCCCGCGGGCTTTCATCCGGGAGTGGTCGCGCTGGTCCAGTCGCTGCTCGCGCGCGACGCGACGTCGGTCGCCGCCGCGCTGTACGCGCTCGGGCTCGAGACGCGCGACCCGGCAGCGCGCACGATCGAGCGGATCGCGGAGCGGATCACGTCGGCGCTGCGTCGGGCCGATGCGGACGGATTCGCGACGCTCGTCGCGGCGCTCGGAAGCGAGATCGGCGAGCTCTTGCGCGAGGACCCGCTCGCGAGCGTTCCCCCGCACGTCTTTCTGCTCGGACGCGTGCTCGGCCTGCTATCCGGCGTCGCCGCCCAGCTCGGCGTGCGGATCAACCCGATTCGCGCGCTGCTGCCGCGGCTCTTCGAGGGACGATGAGCCGACTCCACGTCGGGCTCACGCCCTGGCGCACCGATCCGCAAGGCGCGGCCGGCCCGCTCGCCGCGCAGGGCGAGCGCGCGGAGTCACTGGGCTTCGATTCGTTCTGGCTGCCGGAAAGTCACTTCAACGCCCGCGGCGCGCTGCCCCAGCCACTCCTGCTGCTCGCCGCGGTCGCCGCGCGCACGCGCAAGCTCAGGCTCGGCACCACCTCCTACCTCCTGCCCGTGCGACACCCGCTCCAGGTCGCGGAGGACGTCGCGGTGCTCGACCGGCTCTCGGAAGGTCGCGTGATCCTCGGCATCGGTCGCGGCTTCCGATCCGAGCTGTTCACCGCGTTCGAGGTGCCCCCGAACGAGAAGCGCGATCGCTTCCACAGCGCGCTCGAGCAGATCCTACGCGCCTGGAGCGGCGAGCCGATCACGCGCGACGCGGCGGGTGGCGAGGAGTTCCGACTCGCGCCCCTGCCCGTGCAGCAGCCGCACCCGCCGCTCTGGGTCGCGGCGTTCGGGCCGAAGGCCGTCGAGCAGGCCGGACGCCTGGGACTGCCGTACCTGGCCTCGCCGATCGAGTCGCTCGAGACGCTCGTCGCAAACCACGAGCGACACCGCAGCGTGTTGGACGACGCTTCGCGGGCGGAGACGCTGGCCGTGCCCGTGATGCGCACGGTCTTCATCTGCAAGAGCGAAGCGCTCGCCGAGCGCGTGCGCGAGGCGCTCGCAGCGCAGACCGCGGCGCTCGCGGCCTCGCGCGCCGCGAGCCTTCGCCGCGCCTCGGAGTCCCAGGTCTCGAGCTTCGCTCTGGTGGGCGAGGCCTCGCAGGTCGCCGAGGGGATCGCTCGCTACCGCGAGGTGATCGGCATGACCCACCTGATCGCGCGCGTGCAGGTTCCCGCGGCCGAGCCCGCCGAGGTCGAAGCCGCGCTCGAGGGCCTGGCCGAGCTCGCCGAAGGTTTCTAG
- the cobA gene encoding uroporphyrinogen-III C-methyltransferase, which produces MSGRVLLVGAGPGDPDLLTVRALRELERAEVLLYDALIDPAILSLVPESCERIDVGKRGDGSKGIAQDQIADLLLEKARSGRRVVRLKGGDPFVFGRGGEEATRLREAGIPFEIVPGISSAIAVPAYAGIPVTDRRLSSSLAIVTGHRGAGEQGAKIDWEGLSRSAQTLVILMGTAWAEEIVARVLAGGRDPKTPAAAISRGSTPRQRVVVAKLDELPAQIRAAGIEAPAVIVIGDVVGCREQIAWFERLPLFGRRVLVARASGQGADLALELRRRAAEPVIVPLLELVPAADPAALAEALARASTYDWIVYTSANAVRFATPPAQSLGRARVACIGLATAREARSRGLRVDLVPDGESTPERLAEALDAAGGLAGRSVLLPRAELAREVLPRALASRGARVDAVHAYRNRAPVDAGERLAAELALGIDAVLLTSPSTVERLFALLAPAERARLAARAAFACIGPTTAEALARALGGAPARAWTAQLQNTTALVDALERGFAEDSHGLS; this is translated from the coding sequence TTGAGTGGCCGCGTGCTGCTGGTCGGCGCGGGGCCGGGCGATCCCGACCTGCTCACCGTGCGCGCGCTTCGCGAGCTCGAGCGCGCCGAGGTGCTGCTCTACGACGCTCTGATCGATCCCGCGATCCTGTCGCTCGTGCCGGAGAGCTGCGAGCGCATCGACGTGGGCAAGCGCGGCGACGGATCGAAGGGAATTGCGCAGGACCAGATCGCCGATCTTCTGCTCGAGAAGGCGCGCTCGGGCCGGCGCGTCGTTCGGCTCAAGGGCGGCGATCCGTTCGTCTTCGGGCGCGGCGGCGAAGAGGCGACCCGGCTTCGCGAAGCCGGAATCCCGTTCGAGATCGTGCCCGGGATCAGCTCTGCGATCGCGGTGCCCGCCTATGCCGGAATCCCCGTCACGGATCGCCGGCTCTCGTCGTCGCTCGCGATCGTCACCGGCCACCGCGGCGCGGGCGAGCAGGGCGCGAAGATCGACTGGGAGGGGCTCTCGCGCAGCGCGCAGACGCTGGTGATCCTGATGGGCACGGCGTGGGCGGAAGAGATCGTGGCTCGCGTGCTGGCCGGGGGCCGCGACCCGAAGACGCCGGCGGCCGCGATCTCGCGCGGCTCGACGCCGCGACAGCGCGTGGTGGTGGCGAAGCTCGACGAGCTGCCGGCGCAGATCCGCGCGGCCGGAATCGAGGCGCCCGCGGTGATCGTGATCGGCGACGTGGTGGGCTGCCGCGAGCAGATCGCCTGGTTCGAGCGCTTGCCGCTGTTCGGCCGGCGCGTGCTGGTCGCGCGCGCGAGCGGGCAGGGCGCGGACCTCGCGCTCGAGCTGCGCCGTCGCGCTGCCGAGCCCGTGATCGTCCCGCTTCTCGAGCTCGTCCCGGCCGCCGACCCCGCGGCGCTCGCGGAGGCGCTCGCGCGCGCGTCGACGTACGACTGGATCGTCTACACCTCCGCCAACGCGGTTCGCTTCGCGACGCCGCCCGCGCAATCGCTCGGGCGTGCGCGCGTGGCCTGCATCGGCCTTGCGACCGCGCGCGAGGCGCGATCGCGCGGCTTGCGCGTGGATCTCGTTCCGGACGGCGAGAGCACCCCGGAGCGACTCGCCGAGGCGCTCGATGCGGCGGGCGGGCTCGCGGGCCGGAGCGTCCTGCTGCCGCGCGCGGAGCTCGCGCGCGAGGTGCTGCCCCGCGCGCTCGCCTCGCGCGGCGCGCGCGTCGACGCGGTCCACGCCTACCGAAATCGCGCGCCCGTCGACGCGGGCGAGCGGCTCGCCGCGGAGCTCGCGCTCGGGATCGACGCGGTGCTGCTCACCAGCCCCTCGACGGTCGAGCGATTGTTCGCGCTGCTCGCGCCGGCGGAGCGCGCCCGGCTCGCCGCTCGCGCGGCCTTCGCCTGCATCGGCCCGACCACGGCGGAAGCGCTCGCGCGCGCACTCGGCGGCGCACCGGCGCGCGCCTGGACCGCGCAGCTCCAGAACACGACCGCCCTCGTCGATGCACTCGAACGCGGGTTCGCGGAGGACTCCCATGGCCTTTCCTGA
- a CDS encoding CBS domain-containing protein, whose amino-acid sequence MRRVVPVREVMKKNVVRISADDTLWIVKEIMDLGSVRHIPVVDRGALVGVVSQRDLLRASLSNIIGISAEEQKIFLEGVRIAEVMSTPPRTIGPDEGIQTAAQLMAENKIGCLPVVDGREIVGILTETDVLRYFALLPASGAS is encoded by the coding sequence ATGAGGCGCGTGGTTCCCGTCCGCGAGGTCATGAAGAAGAACGTGGTGCGGATCTCCGCGGACGACACGCTGTGGATCGTCAAGGAGATCATGGATCTCGGCAGCGTCCGACACATTCCGGTGGTGGACCGCGGGGCGTTGGTCGGCGTGGTCTCGCAGCGGGACCTGCTGCGCGCGTCGCTCTCGAACATCATCGGGATCTCGGCCGAGGAGCAGAAGATCTTCCTCGAGGGCGTGCGCATCGCCGAGGTCATGTCCACCCCGCCGCGCACGATCGGGCCCGACGAGGGAATCCAGACCGCCGCGCAGCTCATGGCCGAGAACAAGATCGGCTGCCTGCCCGTCGTCGATGGCCGCGAGATCGTCGGCATCCTCACCGAGACGGACGTGCTGCGCTATTTCGCGCTGCTCCCCGCGTCCGGCGCGAGCTGA
- the hemC gene encoding hydroxymethylbilane synthase, with product MTQLKLGTRGSQLALAQAETIAKQLRANGHEVEIVKIVTTGDRIEGPVAAHGGKQVWVREIETALLQGTIDLAVHSAKDLPMQLADGLTVGAYPQREDPRDAFVGAPGQRFTALAPGARVGTGSTRRIALLRALRPELEPVPIRGNVPTRIAKIETLGLAGVILASAGLIRLGLEDHVLDPLDPERYVPAGGQGALALETRIDDDDVQQIVGELEDSDVAAQIRAERAFLFELGGDCTTPIAAYASIHGVRLRLRALVMSLDGRERVEGTAEGELSAPEMLGTTLGRELLARGARRLIEGRG from the coding sequence GTGACGCAGCTCAAGCTCGGTACGCGTGGGAGCCAGCTCGCGCTCGCGCAGGCGGAGACGATCGCCAAACAGCTGCGTGCGAACGGCCACGAGGTCGAGATCGTGAAGATCGTCACGACCGGCGACCGCATCGAGGGTCCGGTCGCGGCGCACGGCGGCAAGCAGGTCTGGGTGCGCGAGATCGAGACCGCGCTGCTGCAGGGCACGATCGATCTCGCGGTGCACTCGGCCAAGGACCTGCCGATGCAGCTCGCCGATGGGCTCACCGTCGGCGCGTACCCGCAGCGCGAGGACCCGCGCGACGCGTTCGTCGGCGCGCCCGGGCAGCGCTTCACGGCGCTCGCGCCCGGCGCGCGGGTCGGCACGGGCTCGACGCGCCGGATCGCGCTGCTGCGCGCGCTGCGGCCGGAGCTCGAGCCGGTGCCGATCCGCGGCAACGTGCCGACGCGGATCGCGAAGATCGAGACGCTCGGCCTGGCCGGCGTGATCCTCGCCTCGGCGGGCCTGATCCGGCTCGGGCTCGAGGATCACGTGCTCGATCCGCTCGATCCGGAGCGCTACGTGCCCGCCGGCGGCCAGGGAGCGCTGGCGCTCGAGACGCGGATCGACGACGACGACGTGCAGCAGATCGTCGGCGAGCTCGAGGACTCCGACGTCGCCGCGCAGATCCGCGCCGAGCGCGCGTTTCTGTTCGAGCTCGGCGGCGACTGCACCACGCCGATCGCGGCGTATGCGTCGATCCACGGCGTGCGGCTGCGCCTGCGCGCGCTGGTGATGTCGCTCGACGGGCGCGAGCGCGTCGAGGGCACGGCGGAGGGCGAGCTGTCGGCGCCGGAGATGCTCGGCACCACGCTCGGGCGCGAGCTTCTCGCGCGCGGCGCGCGCAGGCTGATCGAGGGACGCGGTTGA
- a CDS encoding glutamyl-tRNA reductase — protein MSYRTAPVAVRERYAVPAAQIVERDAKLLRSVSLDEGAILSTCNRTELLGASRAGEPALEGMHRFLREELGDGSASASHVYELRGGDVVRHLFRVAGGLDSMVLGEAQILGQLKLAYRAAVEARSTGPVLNRLFQHAFHAAKRIRSETGLGAATVSVARVGVQLVGEVFESFAGKRVLLVGAGEMAESALFGLREAGATDPCVVNRTLAAAVELAARHGGSARPLDALAEELERADVVITSVSLDRPIIGRPELERALPNRRGRPLLLLDLGIPRNVDPAVQELENVYVYDLDDLETTAERGRASRAAAADRAGAITRAESDRFLHWLEVLPHAPTIRELNQRLERLALDEVRRIMSRPGAPPESVQPELERLAHAIVAKLLHRPFEELRREASNGGAQYYAGALRELFGLEEEDP, from the coding sequence ATGAGCTATCGCACCGCGCCGGTCGCCGTGCGCGAGCGCTACGCCGTCCCCGCCGCGCAGATCGTCGAGCGCGACGCGAAGCTGCTGCGCAGCGTGAGCCTCGACGAGGGCGCGATCCTCTCCACCTGCAACCGCACCGAGCTGCTCGGCGCGTCGCGCGCGGGCGAGCCGGCGCTGGAGGGCATGCACCGCTTCCTGCGCGAGGAGCTCGGCGACGGCTCGGCGTCTGCGAGCCACGTCTACGAGCTGCGCGGCGGCGACGTCGTGCGGCACCTGTTCCGCGTCGCGGGCGGGCTCGACTCGATGGTGCTCGGCGAGGCGCAGATCCTCGGCCAGCTGAAGCTTGCCTACCGCGCGGCCGTCGAGGCGCGCAGCACCGGCCCGGTGCTCAATCGCCTGTTCCAGCACGCCTTCCACGCCGCGAAGAGGATCCGCAGCGAGACGGGGCTCGGCGCGGCGACCGTGTCGGTGGCGCGCGTGGGCGTGCAGCTCGTCGGCGAGGTCTTCGAGAGCTTCGCGGGAAAGCGCGTGCTGCTGGTCGGAGCCGGCGAGATGGCGGAGTCGGCGCTCTTTGGCCTGCGCGAGGCCGGCGCGACGGATCCGTGCGTCGTGAACCGAACGCTTGCGGCGGCGGTCGAGCTCGCCGCGCGGCACGGCGGCAGCGCGCGACCGCTCGACGCGCTGGCCGAGGAACTCGAGCGCGCCGACGTCGTGATCACGTCGGTGTCGCTGGATCGGCCGATCATCGGCCGGCCCGAGCTCGAGCGCGCGCTTCCGAACCGGCGCGGCCGGCCGCTGCTGCTGCTCGACCTGGGCATCCCCAGAAACGTCGACCCGGCCGTGCAGGAGCTCGAGAACGTCTACGTCTACGACCTCGACGACCTCGAGACGACCGCGGAGCGCGGGCGCGCGAGCCGCGCCGCAGCCGCCGATCGGGCCGGCGCGATCACCCGGGCCGAGTCGGATCGCTTCCTGCACTGGCTCGAGGTGCTTCCGCACGCGCCGACGATCCGCGAGCTGAACCAGCGACTGGAACGGCTCGCGCTCGACGAGGTCCGCCGCATCATGTCGCGGCCGGGCGCGCCGCCCGAGAGCGTGCAGCCGGAGCTCGAGCGCCTGGCGCACGCGATCGTCGCGAAGCTTCTGCACCGGCCGTTCGAGGAGCTTCGCCGCGAGGCGTCGAACGGCGGCGCGCAGTACTATGCCGGGGCGCTTCGGGAGCTCTTCGGTCTCGAAGAGGAGGACCCGTGA
- the trxA gene encoding thioredoxin, whose amino-acid sequence MAKILDVTDATFEASVLKSDVPVLVDFWAEWCAPCRQLAPTVKELAEEYGEKLRVVKVDVDANPGTAAKMQVRAMPTLLVIKGGAVVGALVGRQPKDKIKALINPAL is encoded by the coding sequence GTGGCGAAGATTCTTGATGTCACCGACGCCACGTTCGAGGCGAGCGTGCTGAAGTCCGACGTCCCGGTGCTGGTGGACTTCTGGGCCGAGTGGTGCGCGCCGTGCCGGCAGCTAGCGCCCACGGTCAAGGAGCTGGCCGAGGAATATGGCGAGAAGCTGCGCGTGGTGAAGGTCGACGTCGACGCGAATCCGGGCACCGCGGCCAAGATGCAGGTCCGCGCGATGCCGACGCTGCTCGTGATCAAGGGCGGGGCGGTCGTCGGCGCGCTCGTGGGCCGCCAGCCCAAGGACAAGATCAAGGCGCTGATCAACCCTGCGCTCTAG